A stretch of DNA from Fibrobacter succinogenes:
TTCAATACTTCCATAAATATCGGAACCCGCATGGTCAAGAACTATTACTTGCCACTTACCATTCAACGCCGTAACAGAATTCGACAATGTTTGGAATATTTTCTTTACGGAATTTATTTCATCTGGATCATATTGCGGATCATCATCAGAACTCTTTACAGTACGAGGGAAATACACTTGACTAGGTTGGTCAAAAATTGCAAAAGAAGGTGTAAACGAAGCAGGATTCCTCATTTGAGCAAAAAATTCCTGCAAAGCACAAATTAAAGCTAAATGAAAGGAAAGCCAGTTTGAAGCACTACCTATTTCACTCAGTAAATGGTCGTATCCCGAATCATCCTGCACTTTTATAGACAACTCACTTATTGAAAATTCAGGCGGAATGTTTTGATATTTAGGGTCTACATCAAGCGTTTTCAAACGATTCAGCATCAATTGAGAAATTTCTGCCAGCCGATGTTCTAAAAGAGTTTTTGAATCATGTTCCCTAATATATTTTTCACATTCATCAATTCTTTTTTGCAACTCAACTAATTCTTCGGAAAGAGATCCTTCATCAGATAAAGATTCAATCAACTCTACAGTCTTTTCCAATTTTCCTAGAGAACGGTATATCTCTTCCTGACGGGAACTTTCTTGTTTTGCGGATTCATTTTCAGAAAACAAAGCATTTCGCCTCTGTTCCATCAATTTTCTTTCAGAATCCAATTCTTCGAGTCTCTTTTGAAGATTTTGCTTTTCTCGACTTACAGCGGCCGGCATTTCAAATGATGAACTCGCTAAATTTTCATATTTCTTTAACGCTATTGAAATTTTTTCAAATTCACTAGATGCAGCAGGGTGCTCTATGCCTCCGCAAAACGGACATTTGGAGGACTCCTTAGCAATATTTTCAAACCAAGTTGATATTTTCAATCGCTCTATTTTTCGTTTTGTCCCATTTCCAACAGTTTGTAACGCTTTTTCAACTTTCGCCAAATTTCTCAATCGTTTTGAAATACGCGCCACTTCGTCATCAATTTCTTGTTCTTTCAGGTCAAAAGCCTTAAAATCGGCATCAAACGAATCGTTTGCATTTTTTACGGAAACAAGATAACTTTTGGGAGTTGCTATAATTTTTTTCGCAATACTTACTAATTCATCTTGGTCATTCTCTTTTGTTTCTATACCATCTACAAAGCCTAAATGAACTAATTTTTGAACGTCAATAAGTATATTATTCAGCCATATATTTGACACCTTTTTCGTTCTTTCATATTCACGTTGTTTTTGAACAAAAATAAGTTGAAGTTCCTTTAATCGCTTCCTTTTTTCAATTAGTTCAAAATTTTCCGCACCAAGTATAAAAGAGAACCATTTTTTCAGTCGTTCTCTGTATTCCGTTTTATGACTTTTATAAAATAAAATTGCTTGGTTAGCCACAACATCCTGACTTTGCAAAATCAAACGTGTTAGATCGCGAAAACTCAAGCGACTTTCCAACTTAGATGTATTCTCATCGCTTTCTACATACGGAAGCCCACATACTCCATTTAAAATTGTTTTTACGCTTTCTAAAGATTGATTTTTCTCCTCAATTTTATGTGGAATTTCTATTTCTTGCTGGCGATCATAATAAAAATCATTAGAAGCCTTGTCTCCAACAGGAACTTTGCGTGCTATTAAAAATTCATCTTCATCCAAAGAAATAACAAGACCATACCACGA
This window harbors:
- a CDS encoding DUF3732 domain-containing protein: MNFQVKNIVIWPKNENFGPRIIKFELGKVNVITGKSRTGKTAIIPIVDYCLGSSKCLIPIEVIRDNASWYGLVISLDEDEFLIARKVPVGDKASNDFYYDRQQEIEIPHKIEEKNQSLESVKTILNGVCGLPYVESDENTSKLESRLSFRDLTRLILQSQDVVANQAILFYKSHKTEYRERLKKWFSFILGAENFELIEKRKRLKELQLIFVQKQREYERTKKVSNIWLNNILIDVQKLVHLGFVDGIETKENDQDELVSIAKKIIATPKSYLVSVKNANDSFDADFKAFDLKEQEIDDEVARISKRLRNLAKVEKALQTVGNGTKRKIERLKISTWFENIAKESSKCPFCGGIEHPAASSEFEKISIALKKYENLASSSFEMPAAVSREKQNLQKRLEELDSERKLMEQRRNALFSENESAKQESSRQEEIYRSLGKLEKTVELIESLSDEGSLSEELVELQKRIDECEKYIREHDSKTLLEHRLAEISQLMLNRLKTLDVDPKYQNIPPEFSISELSIKVQDDSGYDHLLSEIGSASNWLSFHLALICALQEFFAQMRNPASFTPSFAIFDQPSQVYFPRTVKSSDDDPQYDPDEINSVKKIFQTLSNSVTALNGKWQVIVLDHAGSDIYGSIENVYEVEEWRNGNYLIPMEWIESGK